The Leucobacter chromiiresistens genome has a window encoding:
- a CDS encoding DUF4260 family protein translates to MNFMRLSWGMGAAVWFAVIVLVCVALGPAAVIVALVFGLGPDLSLIGAFAERGRLKPSRVRLYNTVHTMTVPIALLVIGVATFFITGGVDGGFVYIALAGAAWFVHIAADRAFGYGFRDADGTIIPVGFVV, encoded by the coding sequence ATGAACTTCATGCGTCTGAGCTGGGGAATGGGCGCCGCCGTCTGGTTCGCGGTGATCGTGCTGGTGTGCGTCGCGCTCGGCCCCGCCGCGGTGATCGTCGCGCTCGTCTTCGGGCTCGGCCCCGATCTCTCGCTCATCGGAGCGTTCGCGGAGCGCGGCCGCCTGAAGCCGTCGCGCGTGCGCCTGTACAACACCGTGCACACGATGACGGTGCCGATCGCGCTCCTCGTCATCGGGGTGGCGACGTTCTTCATCACCGGCGGGGTCGATGGCGGCTTCGTGTACATCGCGCTCGCCGGAGCCGCCTGGTTCGTGCACATCGCGGCGGATCGGGCCTTCGGCTACGGGTTCCGCGATGCCGACGGCACGATCATCCCGGTCGGCTTCGTCGTCTAG
- a CDS encoding ABC transporter ATP-binding protein: protein MNAQPPLVIKADNLTAGYLPGINILNGCTLEAYAGELIGIIGPNGAGKSTLLKALFGLVNIREGAVTLEGEDITTTSTNHLVRKGIGFVPQTNNVFPSLSIEENLQMGLFLKPREFTARAAEMWELFPMLADRRKQRAGSLSGGERQSVAMARALMMQPKVLLLDEPSAGLSPVRQDETFIRTRQINKTGVTIIMVEQNARRCLQICDRAYVLDQGRNSYEGPGRELANDPKVIELYLGTLAADVEQKSARRE from the coding sequence ATGAACGCGCAGCCTCCACTGGTGATCAAGGCCGACAACCTCACCGCCGGGTACCTCCCCGGCATCAACATCCTGAACGGGTGCACGCTCGAGGCGTACGCCGGCGAACTCATCGGCATCATCGGCCCGAACGGCGCCGGCAAGTCGACGCTGCTCAAAGCCCTGTTCGGCCTCGTCAACATCCGCGAGGGCGCCGTCACCCTCGAAGGAGAGGACATCACGACGACGTCGACGAACCACCTCGTGCGCAAGGGCATCGGCTTCGTACCGCAGACGAACAACGTCTTCCCGTCGCTGAGCATCGAGGAGAACCTGCAGATGGGCCTCTTCCTCAAGCCCCGGGAGTTCACCGCGAGGGCCGCGGAGATGTGGGAGCTCTTCCCGATGCTGGCGGATCGCCGCAAGCAGCGCGCGGGGTCCCTGTCGGGCGGCGAGCGGCAGTCCGTGGCCATGGCACGGGCGCTCATGATGCAGCCGAAGGTGCTGCTGCTCGACGAGCCGAGCGCCGGGCTCTCCCCCGTGCGCCAGGACGAGACGTTCATCCGCACGCGCCAGATCAACAAGACCGGCGTCACCATCATCATGGTGGAGCAGAACGCCCGCCGGTGCCTCCAGATCTGCGACCGCGCCTACGTGCTCGACCAGGGGCGCAACTCCTACGAGGGCCCGGGCAGGGAGCTCGCGAACGATCCCAAGGTTATCGAGCTCTACCTCGGCACGCTCGCGGCCGATGTGGAGCAGAAATCCGCCCGCCGCGAGTAG
- the mutM gene encoding bifunctional DNA-formamidopyrimidine glycosylase/DNA-(apurinic or apyrimidinic site) lyase — MPELPEVEVVRAGLAPAVTGARVAAVEVRDARALKRHLPTSGDDGLGGHGVTLSEAAAAARSADFERRTTGIRLGAPERRGKFLWIPTSGASADGSPLALLAHLGMSGQLLLRAHDAVDDRHVRIRMWIEHAQHGELRVDFADQRLFGSLALDALRAAPDGVGAVPAQAAHIARDPLDPAFDDARFIAALRSRATGVKKLLLDQTLISGVGNIYADEALWRARLHPDTRGSAIGPRKAAELLAVLRAVFAQALSEGGTSFDAQYVNVNGQAGYFAHSLNAYGRAGEPCARCGTPIRRVPFGGRSSHFCPRCQRKR, encoded by the coding sequence GTGCCTGAGCTTCCCGAAGTCGAGGTCGTGCGCGCGGGGCTCGCCCCCGCGGTGACGGGCGCGCGCGTCGCCGCCGTCGAGGTGCGCGATGCGCGCGCGCTCAAGCGGCACCTGCCCACGAGCGGCGACGACGGGCTCGGCGGGCACGGCGTCACCCTCAGCGAGGCCGCCGCCGCGGCCCGGAGCGCAGACTTCGAGCGGCGCACCACCGGGATCCGGCTCGGCGCGCCCGAGCGGCGCGGCAAGTTCCTGTGGATACCGACGTCGGGAGCGTCGGCGGACGGCTCGCCGCTCGCGCTGCTCGCCCACCTGGGCATGAGCGGGCAGCTGCTCCTGCGCGCGCACGACGCCGTCGATGACCGCCACGTGCGGATTCGCATGTGGATCGAGCACGCGCAGCACGGCGAGCTGCGCGTCGACTTCGCCGATCAGCGACTGTTCGGCTCGCTGGCCCTCGACGCGCTGCGGGCCGCGCCCGACGGCGTGGGCGCGGTGCCGGCGCAGGCCGCGCACATCGCACGGGATCCGCTCGACCCGGCCTTCGACGACGCCCGGTTCATCGCCGCGCTGCGCAGCCGCGCGACGGGCGTGAAGAAGCTGCTGCTCGATCAGACGCTCATCAGCGGGGTCGGCAACATCTACGCGGATGAGGCGCTGTGGCGCGCGCGGCTGCACCCGGACACGCGGGGCTCTGCGATCGGCCCGCGCAAGGCCGCCGAGCTGCTGGCGGTGCTGCGCGCGGTGTTCGCGCAGGCCCTCAGCGAGGGCGGCACCAGCTTCGACGCGCAGTACGTCAACGTCAACGGCCAGGCCGGGTACTTCGCGCACTCGCTGAATGCGTACGGGCGGGCGGGGGAGCCGTGCGCCAGATGCGGCACGCCGATCCGGCGCGTGCCCTTCGGCGGGCGGTCGTCGCACTTCTGCCCGCGGTGCCAGCGCAAGCGCTGA
- a CDS encoding GNAT family N-acetyltransferase → MHLETPRLRLRDMTSADLPSLRTILQDDEAMTAYEGAFDEAMTLSWLDGMQRRYREDGFGLWAVDLRSTGAMIGQCGLTTQRIMDAEVLEVGYLFNRAHWHRGYAVEAARAAQRYAFAELGADRLWAQVRDTNIASMNVAIRLGMTVRGRFTKHYRGVDMPHLAFAVDRGDAEPH, encoded by the coding sequence GTGCACCTCGAGACACCCCGACTCCGCCTCCGCGATATGACCTCCGCCGACCTGCCGTCGCTTCGCACCATCCTGCAGGACGACGAGGCGATGACCGCGTACGAGGGCGCCTTCGACGAGGCGATGACGCTGAGCTGGCTCGACGGGATGCAGAGACGCTACCGGGAGGACGGCTTCGGGCTCTGGGCCGTCGACCTGCGCAGCACCGGCGCGATGATCGGCCAGTGCGGGCTCACGACGCAGCGCATCATGGACGCGGAGGTGCTCGAGGTCGGCTACCTCTTCAATCGTGCGCACTGGCACCGGGGGTACGCCGTCGAAGCCGCACGAGCAGCGCAGCGGTACGCCTTCGCTGAGCTCGGCGCAGACCGCCTCTGGGCGCAGGTGCGCGACACCAACATCGCTTCGATGAACGTCGCGATCCGGCTCGGCATGACCGTCCGCGGGCGCTTCACGAAGCACTATCGCGGCGTCGACATGCCGCATCTGGCCTTCGCGGTGGATCGCGGCGACGCCGAGCCGCACTGA
- a CDS encoding chromosome segregation SMC family protein: protein MHLKSLTLKGFKSFAQPTTFQFEPGVTAIVGPNGSGKSNVVDALAWVMGEQGAKTLRGGKMEDVIFAGTSTRGPLGRAEVRLTIDNSDGALPIEYTEVTISRTLFRNGSSEYAINGESCRLLDVQELLSDSGLGREMHVIVGQGQLDAVLRATAEDRRGFIEEAAGILKHRRRKERTLRKLEAMETNLTRLGDLAGEIRRQLKPLGRQAEVARAAQGIAAEVRDAKARLLADDVHRLRTELDALARDESEQHSERIVLQEQIEQKQLRIQRLEQAQQSDELDAARRVTIGLESVQSKLRGLSAQAQQRLAFLATQAEAPEQMHRVTRSALDEAAAEAVRLEALIPEAELAWQRAGETTRAAQRELDAIDDHIAAQSALVSKHDLQLSQLRGRAEAAEQKRATVAQEVDRREQAVAQAESRAEEARLALDAFTEREELGDAGDGEAGVSGEDQDQAYRAARERQAAAEQRRDEVRERVHELAQELAGLEAHVSALTRSLDQRDASAALLAEAPPGIDGRVADHVRVAEGSEAAIAAALGAFADALLAQDAGAAGATVERARAEDLGRLRAVIAGAAERAAVAGAQAAPPTAAGATRALDVVLEAPPGVRALLERSYIAPDLDAAIAAAAELGEHWPSESFTVVTHDGDVATAHTLSGGSSLAPSRIELTAELEQAEQRRTEVAAAVAEHEAELADLRTASASAKAEAERALAELRAGDARLAEVAQERNRLSTRAEAATAEAERARQALTAVAASAAEATSDAERAAQALEEASSQPRPILDASQRDGLASEVEQARAAELEARLALETARERARAAAAHRTMLGEQFEAERRAAEEAARRAVLRARQVAQAERVGGMLPAILDACDRSLVEARLAQQQAERERAKHSQELTLLRSEESALRQQLQTLAERVHGAELKSYERKLQLSALLERSGNELGLVEDVLIAEYGPHVPIPEAGTDGAAAAPRGRRVPSAADDSAAEVGEPEAPQYANDLEAQLAAELGLDARASGAAGGAEAPDADAGARTEAAEATAADAPGRPFVRAEQERRLAKAERRLAELGRINPLALEEFAALEQRHAFLSEQLQDLTRTRADLLSIIEELDQKMQGIFAAAFADTRAAFAEVFPILFPGGSGEIALSDPDDLLRTGIDIAVRPAGKKVERMSLLSGGERSLAAVAWLMAIFQARPSPFYIVDEVEAALDDANLGRLLQVFERLRENSQLIIITHQKRTMEIADALYGVSMRHDGISAVVGQRVGREVA, encoded by the coding sequence GTGCATCTGAAGAGCCTCACGCTCAAGGGCTTCAAATCGTTCGCGCAGCCGACCACCTTCCAGTTCGAGCCCGGCGTCACCGCGATCGTCGGGCCGAACGGCTCGGGCAAGTCGAACGTCGTCGACGCGCTCGCCTGGGTCATGGGGGAGCAGGGCGCGAAGACCCTGCGCGGCGGCAAGATGGAGGACGTCATCTTCGCGGGCACGTCGACGCGCGGCCCCCTCGGTCGCGCGGAGGTGCGCCTCACGATCGACAACTCCGATGGGGCGCTGCCCATCGAGTACACCGAGGTCACGATCAGTCGCACGCTGTTCCGCAACGGATCGAGCGAGTACGCGATCAACGGGGAGTCGTGCCGGCTGCTCGACGTGCAGGAGCTGCTGAGCGACTCGGGTCTCGGCCGGGAGATGCACGTGATCGTCGGCCAGGGCCAGCTCGACGCCGTGCTCCGTGCGACCGCCGAGGATCGCCGGGGGTTCATCGAGGAGGCCGCCGGGATTCTCAAGCACCGGCGGCGCAAGGAGCGCACGCTGCGCAAGCTCGAGGCGATGGAGACGAACCTCACGCGGTTGGGCGATCTCGCCGGCGAGATCCGTCGTCAGTTGAAGCCGCTCGGGCGGCAGGCCGAGGTCGCGCGCGCCGCGCAGGGCATCGCGGCGGAGGTGCGGGATGCGAAGGCGCGGCTGCTCGCCGATGACGTGCATCGTCTGCGCACCGAGCTCGATGCTCTCGCCCGCGATGAGTCGGAGCAGCACTCCGAGCGCATCGTGCTGCAGGAGCAGATCGAGCAGAAGCAGCTGCGCATCCAGCGGCTGGAGCAGGCCCAGCAGAGCGACGAGCTCGATGCGGCGCGGCGCGTCACGATCGGTCTCGAGTCGGTGCAGTCGAAGCTGCGCGGGCTCTCGGCTCAGGCCCAGCAGCGGCTCGCGTTCCTCGCGACGCAGGCGGAGGCGCCCGAGCAGATGCATCGCGTGACGCGATCCGCGCTGGACGAGGCCGCAGCGGAGGCGGTGCGGCTCGAAGCCCTCATCCCGGAGGCCGAACTCGCGTGGCAGCGGGCCGGCGAGACGACGCGGGCGGCGCAGCGGGAGCTCGACGCGATCGACGACCACATCGCGGCGCAGAGCGCGCTCGTCTCGAAGCACGACCTGCAGCTCTCGCAGTTGCGCGGGCGCGCCGAGGCGGCGGAGCAGAAGCGCGCCACCGTAGCGCAGGAGGTGGATCGGCGCGAGCAGGCCGTTGCGCAGGCGGAATCGCGCGCCGAGGAGGCGCGTCTGGCGCTCGATGCGTTCACCGAGCGCGAGGAGCTCGGCGATGCGGGCGACGGCGAGGCCGGAGTGTCGGGCGAGGATCAGGATCAGGCGTACCGCGCCGCGCGCGAGCGGCAGGCCGCCGCCGAGCAGCGCCGCGACGAGGTGCGCGAGCGGGTGCACGAGCTCGCCCAGGAGCTGGCGGGCCTCGAAGCGCATGTCAGTGCGCTGACGCGGTCGCTGGATCAGCGGGACGCGTCGGCCGCGCTGCTCGCCGAGGCGCCTCCGGGCATCGACGGCCGGGTGGCCGACCACGTGCGCGTCGCAGAAGGATCGGAGGCCGCGATCGCGGCCGCACTCGGGGCGTTCGCCGATGCCCTGCTCGCGCAGGACGCCGGCGCTGCGGGCGCCACCGTCGAGCGGGCGCGCGCGGAGGATCTGGGCCGGCTGCGGGCGGTGATCGCCGGAGCCGCGGAGCGGGCGGCTGTCGCGGGCGCGCAGGCGGCTCCGCCGACGGCCGCCGGGGCGACCCGAGCGCTCGACGTCGTGCTCGAGGCCCCGCCCGGGGTGCGGGCGCTGCTCGAGCGCAGCTACATCGCGCCCGATCTCGACGCCGCCATCGCCGCCGCAGCCGAATTGGGCGAGCACTGGCCGAGCGAGAGCTTCACCGTGGTGACGCACGACGGCGACGTCGCGACGGCGCACACCCTCAGCGGCGGGTCGAGCCTCGCGCCCTCCCGCATCGAGCTGACGGCGGAGCTCGAGCAGGCCGAGCAGCGCCGCACCGAGGTCGCCGCCGCCGTCGCGGAGCACGAGGCGGAGCTCGCCGACCTGCGCACGGCGTCGGCCTCGGCGAAGGCGGAGGCCGAGCGCGCTCTCGCCGAGCTGCGCGCAGGGGACGCCCGGCTCGCCGAGGTCGCTCAAGAGCGCAACCGCCTGTCGACGCGCGCGGAGGCGGCGACGGCCGAGGCCGAGCGCGCGCGGCAGGCGTTGACCGCCGTCGCCGCATCGGCGGCGGAAGCGACGAGCGACGCGGAGCGCGCAGCCCAGGCGCTCGAGGAGGCGTCATCGCAGCCGCGCCCCATCCTCGACGCGAGCCAGCGCGACGGCCTCGCGAGCGAGGTGGAGCAGGCCCGGGCGGCCGAACTGGAGGCCCGCCTCGCGCTCGAGACCGCGCGCGAGCGCGCGCGAGCCGCGGCGGCCCACCGCACGATGCTCGGCGAGCAGTTCGAGGCCGAGCGCCGCGCCGCCGAGGAGGCGGCCCGGCGTGCCGTGCTGCGCGCGCGCCAGGTGGCGCAGGCAGAGCGCGTGGGGGGAATGCTCCCCGCGATCCTCGACGCCTGCGACCGTTCGCTCGTCGAGGCCCGACTCGCCCAGCAGCAGGCCGAGCGCGAGCGCGCCAAGCACAGTCAGGAGCTCACGCTGCTGCGCTCCGAGGAGTCGGCCCTGCGGCAGCAGCTGCAGACGCTCGCCGAGCGGGTGCACGGCGCCGAGCTCAAGAGCTACGAGCGCAAACTGCAGCTCTCGGCGCTGCTCGAGCGCTCGGGCAACGAGCTGGGGCTCGTCGAAGACGTGCTGATCGCCGAGTACGGGCCGCACGTGCCGATTCCCGAGGCCGGTACCGACGGCGCCGCAGCAGCACCGCGGGGGCGCCGGGTGCCCAGCGCGGCAGATGACTCGGCTGCCGAAGTCGGCGAGCCCGAGGCGCCGCAGTACGCGAACGACCTCGAAGCGCAGCTCGCGGCCGAGCTCGGGCTCGATGCGCGCGCGTCGGGTGCCGCCGGCGGCGCGGAGGCACCCGACGCCGATGCCGGCGCCCGCACCGAGGCCGCGGAGGCCACCGCCGCAGACGCCCCGGGGCGCCCCTTCGTGCGCGCCGAGCAGGAGCGTCGACTCGCGAAGGCCGAGCGGCGGCTCGCCGAGCTCGGGCGCATCAACCCGCTCGCCCTCGAGGAGTTCGCCGCACTCGAGCAGCGGCACGCCTTCCTCAGCGAGCAGCTGCAAGACCTCACCCGCACCCGAGCCGATCTCCTCTCGATCATCGAGGAGCTCGACCAGAAGATGCAGGGCATCTTCGCGGCCGCCTTCGCCGACACGCGGGCGGCGTTCGCCGAGGTCTTCCCGATCCTCTTCCCGGGCGGCTCGGGCGAGATCGCGCTGAGCGACCCCGACGACCTGCTGCGCACCGGCATCGACATCGCGGTGCGGCCCGCCGGCAAGAAGGTGGAGCGCATGTCGCTCCTCTCCGGCGGCGAGCGCTCGCTCGCGGCGGTCGCGTGGCTCATGGCGATCTTCCAGGCGCGCCCGAGCCCGTTCTACATCGTCGACGAGGTGGAGGCCGCCCTCGACGACGCCAACCTGGGGCGGCTGCTGCAGGTGTTCGAGCGTCTGCGCGAGAACTCGCAGCTCATCATCATCACCCACCAGAAGCGCACGATGGAGATCGCCGACGCGCTCTACGGCGTGTCGATGCGCCACGACGGCATCTCGGCGGTCGTCGGGCAGCGCGTCGGCCGAGAGGTGGCCTGA
- a CDS encoding branched-chain amino acid ABC transporter permease — MEFWTGLLQSILQTALSPTTAAFVLAAIGLNVHFGFTGLMNMGQAGFMLVGAYGFGVSVVLGAGFWTAMLIAILAAVLFALILGIPTLKLRGDYLAIVTISAAEIIRMVVKLAALQDVTGGPTGIPGQKYRHVFTELSPLPEGKTTILGLTYANTGVDDWWTRLVAWGLVAVFILITWALVRSPWGRVLKGIREDEDAVRSLGKSSFSYKLQALILGGVMGAFGGIVMALPAAMQPDSMGRPTTFNLWMIMLLGGAATIFGPLLGSILFFVIRLVLTSLAGEFVPASVLSAQQTEQLAWILIGISLILLVVFRPQGILGNKKELSFNV; from the coding sequence ATGGAATTCTGGACTGGACTCCTGCAGAGCATCCTGCAGACCGCGCTCTCCCCCACCACCGCCGCCTTCGTGCTCGCCGCGATCGGCCTGAACGTGCACTTCGGCTTCACCGGCCTCATGAACATGGGGCAGGCGGGCTTCATGCTCGTCGGCGCCTACGGCTTCGGCGTGTCGGTGGTGCTCGGGGCGGGCTTCTGGACGGCGATGCTGATCGCGATCCTCGCCGCGGTGCTCTTCGCCCTGATCCTCGGCATCCCCACCCTCAAACTGCGCGGCGACTATCTCGCGATCGTCACCATCAGCGCGGCCGAGATCATCCGAATGGTCGTGAAGCTCGCCGCGCTGCAAGACGTGACCGGCGGACCGACCGGCATCCCCGGCCAGAAGTACCGCCACGTCTTCACGGAGCTCTCCCCGCTCCCCGAGGGCAAGACCACGATCCTCGGTTTGACCTACGCGAACACCGGCGTCGACGACTGGTGGACGCGCCTCGTCGCCTGGGGCCTCGTCGCCGTGTTCATCCTCATCACCTGGGCGCTGGTGCGGAGCCCGTGGGGCCGCGTGCTCAAGGGGATCCGCGAGGACGAGGACGCGGTGCGGAGCCTCGGCAAGAGCTCGTTCTCGTACAAGCTGCAGGCCCTGATCCTCGGCGGCGTCATGGGCGCGTTCGGCGGCATCGTGATGGCGCTCCCCGCCGCCATGCAGCCCGACTCGATGGGCCGCCCCACCACCTTCAACCTCTGGATGATCATGCTGCTCGGCGGGGCCGCCACCATCTTCGGGCCGCTGCTCGGCAGCATCCTGTTCTTCGTCATCCGACTCGTGCTCACCAGCCTCGCCGGCGAGTTCGTGCCCGCATCGGTGCTCAGCGCCCAGCAGACCGAGCAGCTCGCCTGGATCCTCATCGGCATCTCGCTCATCCTGCTGGTGGTCTTCCGACCGCAGGGCATACTCGGCAACAAGAAGGAGCTGTCGTTCAATGTCTGA
- a CDS encoding chorismate mutase, giving the protein MTAPDALADVRRRIDAIDRRMVALIAERQACVVRAGSLKADAAAVRAPARVEQVIARVRALAVEQGASPDVVEATYRALIGAFISLELDVHRGAAAETGAAGSGAAVVEAENPELLLQRALSSAERGDAAVATSELIRLLDTASDLSLRLRAAVVLGELLIASGRSAEAELVLATAASGAEAAEDLDDVDAAELERVRDLLDHVRR; this is encoded by the coding sequence ATGACCGCACCCGATGCCCTCGCCGACGTTCGCCGCCGTATCGACGCGATCGACCGGCGCATGGTCGCACTGATCGCGGAGCGGCAGGCGTGCGTGGTTCGAGCGGGATCGCTGAAGGCCGATGCGGCGGCCGTGCGAGCGCCCGCCCGCGTCGAGCAGGTGATCGCGCGGGTGCGCGCGCTCGCCGTCGAGCAGGGGGCGTCGCCCGACGTGGTCGAGGCGACGTACCGCGCGCTGATCGGTGCGTTCATCTCGCTGGAGCTCGATGTGCACCGCGGGGCGGCTGCGGAGACGGGCGCAGCGGGGTCCGGTGCGGCGGTGGTCGAGGCGGAGAACCCCGAGCTCCTGCTGCAGCGCGCGCTCTCCTCGGCGGAGCGGGGCGACGCGGCTGTCGCGACGAGCGAGCTCATCCGCCTGCTCGACACCGCCTCCGACCTGTCCCTGCGGCTGCGCGCCGCGGTCGTGCTCGGCGAGCTGCTGATCGCCTCCGGTCGATCTGCTGAGGCCGAGCTGGTGCTCGCCACCGCTGCGAGCGGTGCGGAGGCCGCGGAGGATCTCGACGACGTGGACGCGGCCGAGCTGGAGCGCGTGCGCGATCTGCTGGACCACGTCCGCCGCTAG
- a CDS encoding ABC transporter ATP-binding protein has protein sequence MSDAQSYPTDRAALRATLAGLDQTPGVPKPDPILTVDRIERQFGGLQAVNVEHLEVQRGAITALIGPNGAGKTTFFNLITGFDRPSNGKRLLGGGDARWTFDGKALNRTGASQVARSGMVRTFQLTKALSRMTVLENMLIGANDQPGENLFVGLIGPLWAKRERENIARADELLARFKLDAKRDDMAGDLSGGQKKLLEMARALMSNPAMIMLDEPMAGVNPALTQSLLDHIQALRDEGTTVLFVEHDMHMVRHISDWVVVMAQGTIIAEGEPERVMASEAVVDAYLGAHHDRDLGDDDVLTTGVIRAIATEVEKETR, from the coding sequence ATGTCTGACGCGCAGAGCTACCCCACCGACCGCGCCGCGCTCCGTGCGACGCTCGCCGGCCTCGACCAGACCCCCGGCGTGCCGAAGCCCGACCCGATTCTGACGGTCGACCGCATCGAACGGCAGTTCGGCGGGCTGCAGGCGGTGAACGTCGAGCACCTCGAAGTGCAGCGCGGCGCCATCACCGCGCTCATCGGCCCGAACGGCGCCGGCAAGACCACGTTCTTCAACCTCATCACCGGCTTCGACCGCCCGTCGAACGGCAAGCGGCTCCTCGGCGGCGGCGACGCGCGGTGGACGTTCGACGGGAAGGCGCTGAACCGCACCGGCGCCTCGCAGGTGGCGCGATCCGGAATGGTGCGCACCTTCCAGCTCACCAAGGCCCTCTCGCGCATGACCGTGCTCGAGAACATGCTCATCGGCGCCAACGACCAGCCGGGCGAGAACCTGTTCGTCGGGCTCATCGGCCCGCTGTGGGCGAAGCGGGAGCGGGAGAACATCGCCCGCGCCGACGAGCTGCTCGCCCGGTTCAAGCTCGACGCCAAGCGCGACGACATGGCGGGCGACCTCTCGGGCGGGCAGAAGAAGCTGCTCGAGATGGCGCGGGCGCTCATGTCGAACCCCGCGATGATCATGCTCGACGAGCCGATGGCGGGCGTCAATCCCGCGCTCACCCAGAGCCTCCTCGACCACATCCAGGCCCTGCGCGATGAGGGCACCACCGTGCTGTTCGTCGAGCACGATATGCACATGGTGCGCCACATCTCCGACTGGGTCGTCGTGATGGCGCAGGGCACCATCATCGCCGAGGGGGAACCCGAGCGCGTCATGGCGAGCGAGGCCGTCGTCGACGCCTACCTCGGAGCGCACCACGATCGCGACCTCGGCGACGACGACGTGCTCACCACCGGAGTGATCCGGGCCATCGCCACCGAGGTCGAGAAGGAGACCCGATGA
- a CDS encoding ABC transporter substrate-binding protein, whose translation MKVHSKTSVGVLALVASAALVLSGCSSSGESEPTESGGDGGGGSSEALQIATLLPQTGSLGFLMPPVQAGIAQALADINGAGGVLGQDVEVVAEANEGDASDLTVVESGADDVIASGASFVLGAMGSGRSQHVVDRIAEAGILMGSPSNTSADLSGISPNYFRTAPPDTVQGDALGNQIVSDGVTSVAFLTFNDPYGLGLRDVIQETVEAAGAEVVYGGKGDGNEFPVEQTSFASEITAAKDSGAEAIVVVTYDQFKQIVPEAVNQGLDLSTFYLVDGNANGYESDFEAGTLEGAQASIPGAQSNEEFQQQLQDIYATEYDGELESFTYAPEAYDLVTLVALAAEKAESTDSAAIQENLAAVSGADGGEECSTFEECAKLIQDGSDIQYVGKAGTGPLNENNDPSSAFIGIYQYDDSNNPVFQKAVEGETE comes from the coding sequence ATGAAGGTTCACTCCAAGACATCAGTGGGCGTGCTCGCGCTGGTCGCCAGCGCCGCGCTCGTGCTCTCGGGCTGCTCGTCGAGCGGCGAGAGCGAGCCGACGGAGTCGGGCGGCGACGGCGGAGGGGGCAGCAGCGAGGCGCTGCAGATCGCGACGCTCCTCCCGCAGACCGGGTCGCTCGGCTTCCTCATGCCTCCCGTGCAGGCCGGCATCGCGCAGGCGCTCGCCGACATCAACGGGGCGGGAGGCGTGCTCGGGCAGGATGTCGAGGTCGTCGCCGAGGCGAACGAGGGCGACGCGAGCGATCTCACCGTCGTGGAATCCGGAGCCGACGACGTGATCGCGAGCGGTGCGTCGTTCGTGCTCGGCGCGATGGGCTCGGGCCGCAGCCAGCACGTGGTGGACCGGATCGCGGAGGCGGGCATCCTGATGGGATCCCCGTCGAACACGTCGGCCGACCTGAGCGGCATCAGCCCCAACTACTTCCGCACCGCGCCGCCCGACACGGTGCAGGGCGACGCGCTCGGCAACCAGATCGTCTCCGACGGCGTCACGAGCGTCGCGTTCCTCACGTTCAACGACCCGTACGGTCTCGGCCTCCGCGACGTGATCCAGGAGACCGTCGAGGCGGCGGGCGCCGAGGTGGTCTACGGCGGCAAGGGCGACGGCAACGAGTTCCCGGTCGAGCAGACCTCGTTCGCATCCGAGATCACGGCCGCGAAGGATTCGGGCGCCGAGGCGATCGTCGTCGTGACGTACGACCAGTTCAAGCAGATCGTGCCCGAGGCCGTGAACCAGGGCCTCGACCTCTCCACGTTCTACCTGGTCGACGGCAACGCCAACGGCTACGAGAGCGACTTCGAGGCCGGCACGCTGGAGGGCGCGCAGGCGTCCATCCCGGGCGCCCAGTCGAACGAGGAGTTCCAGCAGCAGCTGCAGGACATCTACGCGACCGAGTACGACGGCGAGCTGGAGAGCTTCACGTACGCCCCCGAGGCGTACGATCTCGTGACGCTGGTGGCGCTCGCCGCCGAGAAGGCCGAATCGACCGACTCCGCGGCGATCCAGGAGAACCTGGCGGCGGTCTCGGGAGCCGACGGCGGCGAGGAGTGCTCGACGTTCGAGGAGTGCGCGAAGCTCATCCAGGACGGCTCCGACATCCAGTACGTCGGCAAGGCCGGCACCGGGCCGTTGAACGAGAACAACGACCCCTCGTCGGCGTTCATCGGCATCTACCAGTACGACGACTCGAACAACCCGGTCTTCCAGAAGGCCGTGGAGGGGGAGACCGAGTAA